The proteins below come from a single Rhodohalobacter sp. SW132 genomic window:
- a CDS encoding phosphosulfolactate synthase, translating to MSFHLSNLPQRTGKPRTKGITLALDSGFSVRQAEDFCSAASQHIDIVKFGWGTSYVTANLEEKINIYKSYNIPVYFGGTLFEAYVLRNELDRYIEFLKFHEITLVEVSNGTIRLSDHKKLNIIHRLSNEFTVLSEVGSKNPNEIIPPYKWVKMINNELEAGSWKVICEARESGTVGVFRPNGEVRSGLIEEITDQIPQESLIFESPQKDQQIWFIKKFGPNVNLGNIKPEEVISVETLRLGLRGDTLLDFFTIDSTTHESQNGSETSNRSQENY from the coding sequence ATGTCGTTTCACCTTAGTAATCTTCCGCAGCGAACCGGAAAGCCACGCACAAAAGGAATTACCCTTGCTCTCGACTCGGGGTTTAGTGTCCGGCAGGCAGAAGATTTTTGCAGTGCGGCCTCCCAACATATTGATATTGTTAAATTTGGATGGGGCACATCTTATGTTACTGCAAATCTCGAAGAGAAAATAAATATTTACAAATCGTATAATATTCCTGTTTATTTTGGCGGAACATTGTTCGAAGCGTACGTTTTGAGGAATGAACTCGACCGGTATATTGAGTTTCTGAAGTTCCATGAAATTACACTTGTTGAGGTTTCAAACGGCACCATCCGCTTGTCCGATCACAAAAAGCTGAATATTATACACCGTCTCAGCAATGAATTTACTGTACTCTCTGAAGTTGGCAGTAAAAACCCGAATGAAATTATACCGCCTTATAAATGGGTTAAAATGATTAATAATGAACTCGAGGCCGGATCCTGGAAAGTTATTTGCGAGGCACGCGAAAGCGGCACTGTTGGTGTTTTTCGACCAAACGGGGAGGTCCGATCCGGGCTTATTGAAGAGATTACAGATCAAATCCCACAAGAATCACTTATTTTTGAATCCCCTCAAAAGGATCAGCAGATCTGGTTCATAAAAAAATTTGGCCCCAACGTTAACCTCGGCAACATCAAACCCGAAGAGGTTATTTCTGTTGAAACTCTGCGGCTGGGACTCCGGGGGGATACGCTTCTCGATTTTTTCACCATTGATTCAACCACCCATGAATCCCAAAACGGGAGTGAAACATCCAACCGTTCACAGGAGAACTATTAA
- a CDS encoding FtsX-like permease family protein: MNVVRFISGRYLFSRKHVSLISILTGISIAGITIGTALLIVILSVFNGFFDVIRGFLLSFDPDIRIEMADSRVMAQNPDFLETVASNPDVVELTPYIDGKVMLAFRDGRNEVVTVRGVEQDGYIRLNELENSVKTGVFDLSVQNNRPGVVISEALSNRFGIDPGDEAALLSTTGMRRALTQFSAPRASRFNVSGTYSIQQIIEGDVVYIDLLAAQRLFNMQNQVTGFDLKLTDTDDASRVKRELEAELGPDYRISSWYDLQKPLYDVMMVEKWGSYVILMIIILVAALNIVGSLTMIVLQKRKDIGILMSMGMSKKKIRQIFRMQGLQIGLIGCGIGGVAGILLAIAQQELELVKLSSAFIISAYPISINPWDIVLILGVTMILCVAASWYPSLRAADVDPADAVRNE; the protein is encoded by the coding sequence ATGAATGTTGTTCGTTTTATTTCCGGGCGTTACCTCTTTTCCCGAAAACATGTTTCGCTGATATCGATTCTTACCGGAATCAGTATTGCCGGGATTACTATTGGGACTGCCCTGCTGATTGTGATTCTCTCAGTATTTAACGGTTTTTTTGATGTAATTCGAGGATTTTTACTCTCTTTTGATCCCGATATCCGGATCGAAATGGCCGACTCCCGGGTGATGGCACAAAACCCTGATTTTCTGGAAACAGTCGCTTCAAATCCCGATGTAGTAGAATTAACACCCTACATTGATGGAAAAGTGATGCTCGCTTTCAGGGACGGCCGGAACGAGGTCGTCACCGTCAGGGGAGTGGAGCAGGATGGATATATTCGTCTTAACGAGCTTGAAAATAGTGTGAAAACCGGGGTGTTTGATCTTTCGGTTCAAAATAATCGTCCGGGTGTGGTGATAAGCGAGGCGCTTAGTAACCGCTTTGGAATCGACCCGGGGGATGAAGCTGCGTTGCTTAGCACCACCGGTATGCGCCGCGCACTCACCCAGTTTTCTGCGCCGAGGGCCAGCCGGTTTAACGTTAGCGGTACGTATTCCATACAGCAGATTATTGAAGGAGATGTTGTCTATATCGACCTGCTTGCGGCTCAGCGGCTATTCAACATGCAGAACCAGGTAACCGGTTTCGATTTAAAGCTGACCGATACTGATGATGCTTCTCGTGTGAAACGTGAACTCGAAGCAGAGCTCGGGCCGGATTACAGGATTTCGAGCTGGTATGATTTGCAAAAACCACTTTACGATGTGATGATGGTGGAAAAATGGGGATCGTATGTAATTTTGATGATCATAATTCTGGTAGCTGCTCTCAATATTGTGGGATCACTGACGATGATTGTGCTGCAGAAAAGAAAAGATATCGGAATTCTGATGTCGATGGGAATGTCGAAAAAGAAAATTCGGCAGATTTTTCGGATGCAGGGTCTGCAGATTGGCCTGATAGGCTGCGGAATTGGCGGAGTTGCCGGAATTTTACTCGCCATCGCGCAGCAGGAACTTGAGCTTGTGAAACTCTCCTCTGCATTTATCATTAGTGCGTATCCGATATCTATTAACCCGTGGGATATTGTACTGATACTCGGCGTTACGATGATCCTGTGCGTAGCCGCAAGCTGGTATCCGTCCCTCCGCGCCGCCGATGTGGATCCCGCCGACGCAGTAAGAAATGAGTGA
- a CDS encoding hemolysin III family protein, with the protein MWIFKIKNHSEQTRKEEIANAISHGVGAVAAIVAAPFLIYYAVHHGDALVVAGVSVFITSAILLYLSSTLFHGLRIGKAKDVFQLFDHVAIFILIAGTYTPFTVGILQGTFGWFMFALIWFVAIVGITLRLFLGKTRMKVYVAFYLLMGWMIFIGIKPMIETMELAGLLWLAVGGAAYTLGVIFYLLPRRTYTHFVWHLFVLAGTSTHFMAVMFYSF; encoded by the coding sequence ATGTGGATATTTAAGATTAAAAATCATTCTGAGCAGACCCGAAAAGAGGAGATCGCCAACGCCATCAGCCATGGTGTAGGTGCGGTTGCCGCCATAGTAGCGGCTCCATTTCTGATCTACTATGCCGTTCATCACGGGGATGCGCTTGTTGTTGCCGGAGTCAGCGTTTTTATTACCTCGGCAATTCTGCTTTATCTCTCTTCCACACTATTTCACGGCCTGAGAATTGGGAAAGCCAAGGACGTTTTTCAGCTCTTTGATCATGTAGCCATTTTTATCCTGATTGCCGGTACTTACACACCGTTTACCGTTGGCATTTTGCAGGGAACCTTTGGCTGGTTTATGTTTGCGCTGATATGGTTTGTGGCGATTGTCGGCATCACGCTCAGGCTGTTTCTGGGTAAAACCAGGATGAAAGTATACGTGGCATTTTACCTCTTGATGGGATGGATGATTTTCATCGGAATTAAGCCGATGATTGAAACCATGGAGCTTGCCGGGCTTCTGTGGTTAGCGGTCGGTGGCGCCGCGTATACCCTGGGCGTCATCTTCTACCTGCTTCCCCGCCGCACCTACACCCATTTCGTATGGCACCTGTTTGTGCTGGCCGGAACATCCACCCATTTTATGGCGGTGATGTTTTACTCTTTTTGA
- the malQ gene encoding 4-alpha-glucanotransferase, producing MRFPRSSGTLVHPTSFPSKYGMGDMGREAYTFIDFLESTRQTIWQVLPLGPTGYGNSPYASYSAFAGNAYLISLDLLHEKGLLSRQECQDAELPVSVTAEYEKSYQNKEKLYQIAFRRYKNAATASDKKKLSTFKKSNKYWLEDYTLFMACSISNNRDSWNTWDPDVAQRKTSALKKLRKEFADEIEYHTWLQFEFFNQWYALKEYANSKNIRVVGDIPIFVDHNSADVWSHPEYFEVDKQGNRKLVAGVPPDYFSETGQLWGNPLYKWSKLKKDNFSWWIERFRQMFDLYDLIRVDHFRGFDEYWEVAASEKTAIKGHWVKAPGTELFETIKKELGELPIIAEDLGVMTPTVEELRDKFNFPGMKILQFAFDSDSTNNFLPHNYSQNCVTYTGTHDNDTSIGWYQSAPEVEQHRAREYTRSDGNNIHWELVRLGMLSVADQAIFPLQDFMNLDSSHRMNTPGTVGSNWMWRYTPDMLENVDSDYIRKLIEMSNRAPG from the coding sequence ATGAGATTTCCCCGTTCGAGTGGTACACTTGTACATCCAACCTCTTTTCCTTCGAAATATGGTATGGGTGATATGGGTAGGGAGGCCTACACATTTATCGATTTTTTAGAATCAACCAGGCAAACAATCTGGCAGGTTTTGCCGCTTGGCCCTACAGGGTATGGCAATTCACCCTACGCCAGTTATTCTGCTTTTGCTGGTAATGCATACTTAATCAGCCTTGATCTGCTGCACGAAAAAGGGCTGTTATCCCGACAAGAGTGCCAAGACGCCGAGCTTCCCGTATCGGTAACCGCAGAATATGAGAAGTCATATCAAAATAAGGAAAAGCTCTACCAAATTGCGTTCAGGCGATACAAAAACGCCGCAACTGCCAGTGATAAAAAAAAGCTCAGCACTTTCAAAAAAAGCAATAAGTACTGGCTTGAAGACTACACCCTATTTATGGCATGCTCCATTTCAAATAACAGGGATTCGTGGAATACATGGGATCCTGATGTTGCACAGCGGAAAACTTCCGCTCTCAAAAAGTTAAGAAAAGAGTTTGCCGATGAAATTGAATATCATACCTGGCTGCAGTTCGAGTTTTTTAACCAGTGGTATGCGCTGAAAGAGTACGCCAACTCAAAAAATATCCGGGTTGTAGGTGATATTCCCATTTTTGTGGATCACAACAGTGCGGATGTCTGGAGCCATCCCGAATATTTTGAAGTGGACAAACAAGGGAACCGAAAACTTGTGGCCGGTGTGCCGCCTGATTATTTCAGTGAAACAGGACAGCTTTGGGGAAATCCTCTCTACAAGTGGAGTAAGCTGAAAAAAGATAACTTCTCCTGGTGGATAGAGCGTTTCAGGCAGATGTTTGATCTGTATGATTTGATCCGGGTGGATCATTTTCGCGGGTTTGATGAGTATTGGGAAGTAGCAGCAAGCGAAAAAACAGCCATCAAAGGACACTGGGTAAAAGCACCCGGAACTGAACTTTTTGAAACGATCAAAAAAGAGCTGGGAGAACTCCCCATCATTGCAGAAGACCTCGGAGTGATGACGCCCACTGTTGAGGAGCTGCGCGACAAATTTAACTTTCCGGGCATGAAAATTCTTCAGTTCGCTTTTGACTCCGATTCAACAAACAACTTTTTACCTCACAACTATTCACAAAATTGTGTTACCTATACGGGAACGCACGACAACGATACATCCATCGGATGGTATCAATCTGCTCCGGAAGTGGAACAGCACAGAGCCCGGGAATACACAAGAAGCGACGGGAACAATATCCACTGGGAGCTGGTTCGATTGGGCATGTTATCGGTAGCTGATCAGGCTATTTTCCCCCTGCAGGATTTTATGAATCTCGACTCATCACACCGAATGAACACGCCCGGAACTGTAGGCAGCAACTGGATGTGGCGCTACACTCCTGACATGCTTGAAAATGTAGATTCTGATTATATTCGGAAATTAATTGAGATGAGTAACCGGGCGCCCGGATAG
- the glgB gene encoding 1,4-alpha-glucan branching protein GlgB, translating to MKQSTLKIEEIQAISNGSHGNIFSVLGLHSADINGKEKLVFRAFRPDAESLELIIPSRNNPVSIPRIEGTDLFEYVFPRRKNRFSYQLKITGHTGDTYTLEDAYRFDSLISEFDLQLWGEGNHHHAYRWMGAHPKTVDEVDGVHFVVVAPNADRVSVIGEFNGWDGRTHCMRKHPAQGIWEIFIPHVISGDFYKYEIKSATSDVPFKKSDPYGFFSELRPGTASIVFDSSYKWKDDQWLNKRKKVQADDQPVSIYEIHAGSWKRHTDRDPGFFSYRDLADTLVPYVKELGFTHIELMPIAEHPYDPSWGYQITGYFSPTSRFGNPDDLRFFIDRCHSEGIGVVVDWVPAHFTKDDHGLRRFDGTAFYEHEDPRIGEHKDWGTNIFNFGRTEVMNFLISNAIYWLEEFHIDGLRVDAVASMLYLDYSRDEGEWLPNQYGGRENLEAIHFLRRFNDLVHEYFPGVLTMAEESTSWQGVSRPTSSGGLGFDLKWNMGWMNDTLDYMEKDPIYRRYHQDQLSFSMIYAFTEQFLLPLSHDEVVHMKQSLISKMPGDDWQKFANLRLLYTYMYGHPGKKLLFMGSEFAQWSEWTEANSIDWHLLQWENHKGVQRLVKDLNTIYKKETAMHEIDFNWEGFQWIDISDADNSLLSFIRRGRGHDDFLVFILNFTPTVHYSYKFGVPKPGKYSVLLNSDSEFYGGSNTGPGLVQAVEGAWHSQPANVTIQVPPLAALVLKPEL from the coding sequence TTGAAACAGTCGACTCTTAAAATCGAAGAAATTCAAGCCATATCCAACGGCTCACACGGCAACATATTTTCAGTGCTTGGGTTGCATTCTGCAGATATTAACGGAAAGGAAAAATTGGTGTTCAGGGCATTCAGGCCGGATGCTGAGTCGCTTGAGCTGATTATCCCTTCCAGAAATAATCCGGTTTCCATACCACGGATTGAAGGAACGGATCTCTTCGAATATGTTTTTCCGCGCAGAAAAAACCGATTCTCCTACCAGTTAAAAATTACCGGGCACACCGGTGATACCTACACCCTTGAGGACGCGTATCGTTTTGATTCCCTGATTTCAGAGTTCGATCTTCAGCTTTGGGGGGAGGGAAATCACCATCATGCATATCGATGGATGGGCGCTCACCCAAAAACAGTGGATGAGGTTGACGGCGTTCATTTTGTTGTTGTTGCCCCAAACGCAGATCGCGTGAGTGTGATAGGCGAATTTAACGGCTGGGACGGGCGAACGCACTGTATGAGGAAACATCCCGCACAGGGCATCTGGGAAATTTTTATACCGCATGTTATATCGGGCGACTTCTATAAGTATGAAATTAAATCAGCAACTTCGGATGTGCCGTTCAAGAAATCTGATCCTTACGGTTTCTTTTCCGAGTTGCGGCCCGGTACCGCATCCATCGTTTTTGATAGCAGCTACAAGTGGAAGGATGATCAATGGCTGAATAAACGAAAGAAGGTTCAGGCGGATGATCAGCCGGTTTCGATCTACGAAATTCATGCCGGATCCTGGAAACGGCACACCGACCGCGACCCCGGTTTTTTCTCCTACAGAGATCTTGCAGATACTCTTGTTCCATATGTAAAGGAACTTGGATTTACACACATAGAGCTGATGCCGATTGCGGAACATCCGTACGATCCCTCCTGGGGATACCAGATAACCGGTTATTTTTCGCCCACCAGCCGTTTCGGAAACCCCGATGATCTGCGCTTTTTTATCGACCGGTGCCACAGTGAAGGAATTGGTGTTGTGGTAGACTGGGTTCCCGCACATTTCACTAAAGATGATCACGGCCTGCGCAGATTTGACGGCACGGCGTTCTACGAACACGAAGATCCCCGAATTGGTGAACATAAAGACTGGGGAACCAATATTTTTAACTTCGGCCGCACCGAGGTGATGAATTTTCTGATCTCCAACGCAATCTACTGGCTTGAGGAGTTCCATATCGACGGATTGCGCGTTGATGCCGTGGCTTCCATGCTCTACCTGGACTACTCTCGCGATGAAGGCGAATGGCTGCCCAACCAATATGGCGGCCGGGAAAACCTTGAAGCGATTCACTTTTTGAGGCGATTTAATGATCTCGTTCACGAATATTTTCCAGGTGTACTTACGATGGCTGAGGAATCCACATCATGGCAGGGAGTCTCAAGACCAACCTCATCCGGCGGCCTCGGTTTCGACCTGAAGTGGAACATGGGATGGATGAACGACACGCTCGATTACATGGAGAAAGACCCGATCTACAGGCGCTATCACCAGGATCAGCTCTCATTTTCTATGATCTATGCATTCACCGAGCAGTTTCTGCTTCCGCTTTCGCATGACGAAGTCGTTCATATGAAGCAGTCTCTCATCAGCAAAATGCCGGGAGATGACTGGCAGAAGTTTGCAAACCTCAGGTTGCTTTATACCTACATGTATGGCCATCCCGGGAAAAAGCTTCTTTTTATGGGCAGTGAATTCGCTCAATGGAGTGAATGGACAGAAGCCAACTCCATCGACTGGCACCTGCTTCAATGGGAAAATCACAAGGGTGTTCAAAGGCTTGTAAAAGATCTCAATACCATCTACAAAAAAGAGACGGCCATGCACGAAATCGATTTCAACTGGGAAGGTTTCCAGTGGATTGATATCAGTGATGCAGACAACAGCCTGTTATCTTTCATCCGCCGGGGGCGTGGTCACGACGATTTTCTCGTATTTATACTGAACTTCACACCAACTGTACACTATTCTTATAAATTTGGTGTGCCAAAACCCGGAAAATATTCAGTACTTTTAAACAGTGACTCTGAATTCTACGGCGGCAGCAATACCGGGCCCGGGTTGGTTCAGGCGGTTGAGGGAGCCTGGCACAGTCAGCCAGCGAATGTTACCATTCAGGTACCTCCGCTTGCCGCACTTGTTTTAAAACCAGAATTATAA
- a CDS encoding sterol desaturase family protein gives MIESLIHFFEDIPTAYRSVILIGGIFLFWVMEGVIPLFRFQYNKYHHAGINLLFTLFTAIIGFGFAGVLYYTSHWVTVNEFGLLHLADFPLWAKIIIGVMLLDFIGAYFVHWVEHKVKWMWKFHLIHHTDTTVDVTTGLRHHPGETVFRIGFTIMGVFLVGVPIGIVMLYQSISVLFAHLTHANINMPRKVDRAISYLFVTPNMHKVHHHYMQPLTDTNYGNIFAIWDRIFGTYAEVNDPKEIRYGIDTHMDPEENDRVGNLLKIPFQEYRPPRGKDEKHKREVD, from the coding sequence GTGATCGAATCCCTCATCCATTTTTTCGAAGATATCCCCACCGCTTATCGATCAGTTATTCTGATCGGCGGTATTTTTCTGTTCTGGGTGATGGAAGGCGTGATTCCGCTGTTCCGGTTTCAATACAACAAATACCACCACGCCGGCATCAATCTGCTCTTTACCCTCTTTACTGCAATCATCGGCTTTGGTTTTGCGGGGGTGCTCTACTACACCTCCCACTGGGTTACGGTAAACGAATTTGGCCTGCTCCACCTCGCGGATTTCCCGCTCTGGGCTAAAATTATTATCGGGGTGATGCTGCTCGATTTTATCGGCGCATACTTCGTTCACTGGGTGGAGCACAAGGTAAAATGGATGTGGAAATTCCATCTGATCCATCACACCGATACCACCGTGGATGTAACTACCGGTCTCCGCCACCATCCAGGGGAAACGGTGTTTCGCATCGGGTTCACCATTATGGGCGTTTTTCTGGTCGGTGTACCGATCGGGATTGTGATGCTCTATCAAAGTATCTCGGTGCTTTTTGCACACCTGACCCACGCCAACATCAACATGCCGCGAAAGGTGGATCGCGCCATCTCGTACCTGTTTGTGACACCCAACATGCACAAAGTTCACCACCACTACATGCAGCCGCTCACCGATACCAACTACGGCAACATCTTTGCGATATGGGATCGTATATTTGGCACCTATGCCGAGGTTAATGATCCGAAGGAGATCAGGTATGGAATTGATACTCATATGGATCCCGAGGAGAACGACCGTGTGGGAAACCTTCTAAAGATTCCGTTTCAAGAGTATCGTCCGCCGCGTGGGAAAGACGAGAAGCACAAGCGGGAAGTGGATTAG
- a CDS encoding AAA family ATPase: protein MDQKTPKPDYSELIRFLKKPESYPYQLEDVQHIQTHISHVFLAGSFVYKIKKPLDLGFLDYSTLEKRKTLCEKEVELNRRLSDDIYIGVVGFIKQDGRYTFEEEVLESGDIAEYAVKMRRLPEEYFLHQFIEEDSLSRSHLDRVADTLASFYTDQNRNSDLSKWGKIETIKVNTDENFDQTKQFINQTIGQNSFEAIRYFTCQFFRERAELFQQRIEYGRIVDGHGDLHLEHIHITPEKVQIYDCIEFNERFRYGDLAADLAFLAMDLDFNHLWEMERYFVDQMAERLGDDSLLEIIDFYKCYRAYVKGKVKSFQSTEEEVPESEREKAKEKARQYFNLSLRYALLGSEPAVIIFMGRVGTGKSTLANHLANRLGIKSFSSDTVRKSLAGLPLDKRTPASDRPSLYTPDMTSKTYGRLTNSAIREIPKGRHAILDATFSNAERRQELKDELGKQSISYLFIEARASEKTIIGRLEAREEKQDVISDARREDFEMLNSGYSSPDELDEKQIIHVSTDMSLDETIQELYKKMIDHHIEKGSSNR, encoded by the coding sequence ATGGATCAAAAGACGCCGAAACCAGATTATTCAGAACTGATCCGTTTCTTGAAAAAACCCGAATCTTACCCTTATCAGCTTGAAGATGTACAGCATATTCAGACCCACATCTCTCATGTGTTTCTCGCGGGTTCGTTTGTCTATAAAATCAAGAAACCGCTGGATCTGGGGTTTCTGGATTACAGTACGCTGGAGAAACGCAAAACTTTATGCGAGAAGGAGGTTGAGCTGAATCGCCGTCTGAGTGATGATATCTACATTGGGGTTGTCGGCTTTATCAAACAGGACGGCCGGTATACCTTTGAAGAGGAGGTCCTGGAATCCGGGGATATTGCAGAGTACGCTGTAAAAATGCGGCGCCTTCCGGAAGAATATTTCCTGCATCAATTCATAGAGGAAGACAGCTTGTCCCGCAGCCATCTTGACCGGGTGGCCGATACCCTGGCTTCATTTTATACAGATCAAAACCGGAATTCTGATCTGTCGAAATGGGGAAAAATTGAAACAATAAAAGTAAATACCGACGAAAATTTTGATCAGACAAAGCAGTTCATAAATCAAACGATCGGGCAGAACAGTTTTGAGGCGATCCGGTATTTTACCTGCCAATTTTTCCGGGAGCGGGCGGAGCTTTTTCAGCAGAGAATAGAGTACGGGAGGATTGTGGACGGCCATGGCGATCTGCACCTGGAGCATATCCATATCACGCCGGAAAAGGTGCAGATTTACGACTGTATTGAGTTTAATGAGAGATTCCGGTACGGAGATCTGGCGGCGGACCTCGCGTTCCTGGCCATGGACCTTGATTTCAATCATTTGTGGGAGATGGAGCGTTATTTTGTGGATCAGATGGCGGAGAGGCTGGGGGATGATAGCCTGCTGGAGATCATCGATTTTTATAAATGTTATCGCGCTTATGTGAAAGGAAAAGTGAAGAGTTTTCAAAGCACCGAAGAAGAGGTTCCGGAAAGTGAACGCGAAAAGGCGAAAGAGAAAGCCCGTCAATATTTCAACCTGTCGCTGCGCTACGCATTGCTGGGTTCGGAGCCGGCCGTGATCATTTTTATGGGACGGGTGGGTACGGGAAAAAGCACGCTGGCAAACCATTTGGCAAATCGGTTGGGAATCAAAAGCTTTTCGTCGGATACCGTTCGGAAATCACTTGCCGGCTTGCCACTGGATAAACGAACACCTGCATCTGATCGCCCTTCACTGTATACACCAGATATGACGTCTAAAACCTACGGCAGGCTGACCAACTCTGCGATTCGCGAAATTCCCAAAGGTCGGCATGCAATCCTGGATGCTACATTCAGCAATGCAGAGCGGAGGCAGGAACTGAAGGATGAGTTAGGAAAACAATCTATTTCCTACCTTTTTATTGAAGCCCGCGCATCTGAAAAAACGATCATCGGGCGGCTGGAGGCAAGAGAGGAAAAGCAGGACGTGATTTCAGACGCGCGGCGCGAGGATTTTGAAATGCTGAACTCGGGATACAGTTCGCCTGATGAACTTGACGAAAAGCAGATCATTCACGTAAGCACTGACATGTCTTTGGATGAGACGATTCAGGAATTGTATAAAAAGATGATAGATCATCACATTGAGAAAGGGAGCTCGAATAGATAG
- a CDS encoding glycogen/starch synthase produces MKILYAATEIAPFARMTYTADLLRFLPASLQDKGFEIRILLPKFGSINDRRNRLHEVIRLSGIEVEVGGEIDTMKIKVASIPNAKLQVYFLDNDKYFKRKAMFDDPKSGDFYDDNDERLAFYNKGVLETVISLGWEPDIIHCHDWPAGLIPLLVKTKYKDEKIFKNTQVVYNLHHAENKGHFENNNILKLLGLPDSVDIDNLTENGKVDLLKLGLKHSDHVVTGNHLKDQFDDLFKELNINPIKIQGSPEDVSDKFADYYRSIAGDEN; encoded by the coding sequence ATGAAAATACTATATGCAGCCACTGAAATTGCCCCGTTCGCAAGAATGACCTATACAGCAGACCTTCTGCGTTTTTTACCGGCTTCACTGCAGGATAAAGGGTTTGAAATTCGAATTCTGCTGCCAAAATTCGGCTCTATTAACGATAGAAGAAATCGGTTACATGAAGTGATCCGGCTCTCTGGAATTGAAGTAGAAGTAGGCGGAGAGATTGACACAATGAAAATTAAAGTAGCATCCATCCCGAATGCTAAATTGCAGGTATATTTCCTGGATAACGATAAATATTTCAAGCGAAAAGCGATGTTTGACGATCCAAAATCGGGAGATTTTTACGATGATAACGATGAGAGACTGGCCTTCTACAATAAAGGAGTACTTGAAACTGTTATAAGCCTCGGATGGGAACCGGATATTATTCACTGCCACGACTGGCCGGCCGGACTCATTCCGCTGCTCGTAAAAACGAAGTACAAAGACGAGAAAATTTTCAAAAACACACAAGTGGTGTACAATCTGCATCACGCCGAAAACAAAGGCCACTTCGAAAACAACAACATTTTGAAATTGTTAGGTCTTCCCGACTCTGTTGATATCGATAATCTTACCGAAAACGGAAAGGTTGATCTATTGAAACTTGGCCTGAAACATAGTGACCACGTGGTTACAGGGAATCACCTAAAAGATCAATTCGACGATCTGTTCAAAGAATTAAACATCAACCCAATAAAAATTCAGGGCTCGCCCGAAGATGTATCAGACAAATTCGCAGACTATTACCGGTCAATCGCCGGAGACGAGAATTAA